The proteins below come from a single Caulobacter flavus genomic window:
- a CDS encoding M20/M25/M40 family metallo-hydrolase produces MRLARRRALVGLGAVALAPKAVAREASVPDLALYQAIRDEGLKRSQAMAHAESLVDDVGARLMGSPSMRRAYDWALARMRTLGLSDPRLEPIGPFGLSWRQTLAWARMIAPDQAQFAAAASPWSVATRGAVEGEAVAVRLETDEDLRRFKGRLAGKVVLLGAPTASPADGPAVVRHSDEQVSRGEAAEAVRAYYRTVVERRARQGREGLFKARRNAFLAAEGVRAVVIDGGAAAPGAMVVDGSELGGRPWLSAERPSFPALYLDGQAYARCWRLAQAGAAPRLALEIATEEGDPNEPGYNVVAELPGWDPALKTQVVLAGAHLDSWAAGAGAADNAAGVAATLEAVRILRAVGAKPRRTIRVVLYGGEEQGLYGSEAYARRRLGWIPRSTAPEQMALPVEGRRAKVGPLRKGPEYEGFSVAFNLDGGSGRIRGVFTGGNPALAELYRAWIAPLKDLGVLAVHDGPHWPADQSTFTEIGLPGISFLQDPLDYDSRAHHASLDTLERLSSADLAQAASVLAIFLINSADSDARAPRP; encoded by the coding sequence GTGAGGCTGGCGCGCCGGCGGGCCTTGGTGGGGCTTGGCGCTGTGGCGCTGGCGCCCAAGGCGGTCGCGCGCGAGGCGTCGGTTCCCGACCTCGCCCTCTACCAGGCCATCCGCGACGAGGGGCTGAAGCGCAGCCAGGCCATGGCCCATGCCGAGAGCCTGGTCGACGATGTCGGCGCCCGCCTTATGGGTTCTCCCAGCATGCGGCGGGCCTATGACTGGGCGCTGGCCAGGATGCGGACGCTGGGATTGAGCGATCCCAGGCTAGAACCCATCGGCCCGTTCGGCCTGTCCTGGCGGCAGACCCTGGCCTGGGCGCGCATGATCGCGCCGGACCAGGCCCAGTTCGCGGCCGCGGCCAGTCCCTGGTCGGTGGCCACCAGGGGCGCGGTCGAGGGCGAAGCGGTCGCCGTCCGGCTGGAAACCGACGAGGATCTGCGGCGCTTCAAGGGGCGGCTGGCAGGCAAGGTCGTCCTGCTGGGGGCGCCGACGGCCTCGCCCGCCGACGGCCCGGCGGTCGTACGCCACAGCGACGAACAGGTGTCGCGGGGAGAGGCGGCCGAGGCCGTGCGCGCCTACTATCGCACCGTCGTAGAGCGCCGCGCGCGGCAGGGGCGGGAAGGGCTGTTCAAGGCCCGCCGCAACGCCTTCCTGGCCGCCGAGGGCGTGCGCGCGGTCGTGATCGACGGCGGCGCCGCCGCGCCGGGCGCCATGGTCGTCGACGGTTCGGAGCTCGGCGGCCGTCCATGGCTATCGGCCGAACGCCCTTCATTTCCCGCGCTCTATCTAGACGGCCAGGCCTACGCCCGCTGCTGGCGGTTGGCGCAGGCCGGCGCGGCGCCGCGCCTGGCGCTGGAGATCGCCACCGAGGAGGGCGATCCGAACGAGCCCGGCTACAACGTCGTGGCGGAGCTGCCTGGCTGGGACCCGGCGCTGAAGACGCAGGTGGTGCTGGCGGGCGCGCATCTCGACAGCTGGGCGGCGGGCGCCGGCGCGGCCGACAACGCCGCCGGCGTGGCCGCTACCCTCGAAGCCGTCCGCATCCTGCGCGCCGTCGGGGCGAAGCCTCGGCGCACGATCCGCGTGGTGCTCTACGGCGGCGAGGAGCAGGGGCTCTATGGCTCCGAAGCCTATGCCAGGCGGCGCCTGGGCTGGATCCCGCGCTCCACCGCGCCCGAGCAGATGGCGCTGCCGGTCGAGGGACGGCGGGCCAAGGTCGGTCCGCTGCGGAAGGGACCGGAGTACGAAGGCTTCAGCGTGGCCTTCAACCTGGACGGCGGCTCGGGCCGTATCCGGGGCGTCTTCACCGGCGGCAACCCTGCCCTGGCCGAGCTCTACCGCGCCTGGATCGCGCCGCTGAAGGACCTGGGCGTTCTGGCGGTCCATGACGGGCCGCACTGGCCCGCCGACCAGTCGACCTTCACCGAGATAGGCCTGCCGGGAATCTCGTTCCTGCAGGATCCGCTCGACTACGACAGCCGGGCCCACCACGCGAGCCTGGACACGCTGGAGCGACTGTCGTCCGCCGATCTGGCCCAGGCCGCGAGCGTGCTGGCGATCTTCCTGATCAACAGCGCCGACAGCGATGCGCGGGCGCCCCGGCCCTGA
- a CDS encoding CapA family protein, translating to MRLLITALLAASIAGSAAAQAPATVKDGFSLAVTGDLIGPEHSITGYSDPGTLRIQRLLSGADAAFGNQEGAIFDFDKFSGWPAAQNGGGTPVNDAAVAFDLKAMGFRLMSMANNHATDFGVEGMALTRQALDAAGVAHAGTGDSLTAARAPAYAKTGRGTVALVSFAGTYTDISLATDPNPARGFRARPGLAPLRSRELQRVTPEQMRTLREIAARSATPDAAKNPEVFSAARTGDELTIGRTTFRVDERPGLSYDLDAGDRAAALASVKEARGKADLVLFSIHAHETASSDPEDARPADYMRPLFHDLIDAGADAVVRHGPHALLGVEIYKGRPIFYGMGSLMFQVGDRNRQFRGFTLPAEWYDGAVAVSEYREGRVAVIRIHPFVQNLEDERLQGTPKSPSHEDAQRILKRIQVASAQFGTRIDIEGDVGVIRLPTER from the coding sequence ATGCGTCTACTGATCACCGCCTTGCTGGCCGCCTCGATCGCCGGTTCCGCCGCCGCCCAGGCGCCCGCCACCGTCAAGGACGGCTTCTCCCTGGCCGTGACCGGCGACCTGATCGGCCCGGAGCACTCGATCACCGGCTACAGCGATCCCGGCACGCTGCGCATCCAGCGGCTGCTGTCGGGCGCCGACGCGGCCTTCGGCAACCAGGAAGGGGCGATCTTCGACTTCGACAAGTTCTCCGGCTGGCCGGCCGCCCAGAACGGCGGCGGCACGCCGGTCAACGACGCGGCCGTGGCCTTCGACCTCAAGGCGATGGGCTTCAGGCTGATGTCGATGGCCAACAACCACGCCACCGACTTCGGCGTCGAGGGCATGGCCTTGACCCGGCAGGCGCTGGACGCCGCCGGCGTCGCCCATGCCGGCACGGGCGACAGCCTGACCGCCGCGCGCGCTCCGGCCTACGCCAAGACGGGGCGCGGCACGGTGGCCCTGGTGTCGTTCGCCGGCACCTATACCGACATCTCGCTGGCCACCGACCCTAATCCGGCCCGGGGCTTCCGCGCCCGTCCGGGCCTGGCGCCGCTGCGCTCGCGCGAACTGCAGCGGGTGACGCCAGAGCAGATGCGGACCCTGCGCGAGATCGCCGCCCGTTCGGCCACGCCCGACGCGGCCAAGAACCCGGAAGTCTTCAGCGCCGCCAGGACCGGCGACGAACTGACCATCGGCCGCACCACCTTCCGCGTCGATGAGCGGCCGGGGCTGAGCTACGACCTGGACGCCGGTGATCGCGCCGCCGCCCTGGCCAGCGTCAAGGAGGCGCGCGGCAAGGCCGACCTGGTGCTGTTTTCGATCCACGCCCACGAGACGGCTTCGTCCGACCCGGAGGACGCCCGACCGGCCGACTACATGAGGCCGCTGTTCCACGACCTGATCGATGCCGGCGCCGACGCGGTGGTGCGCCACGGTCCGCACGCGCTGCTGGGGGTGGAGATCTACAAGGGGCGACCGATCTTCTACGGCATGGGCAGCCTGATGTTCCAGGTCGGCGACAGGAACCGACAGTTCCGGGGCTTCACCCTGCCGGCCGAGTGGTACGACGGGGCCGTGGCGGTCAGCGAGTATCGCGAGGGCCGCGTCGCCGTGATCCGCATCCACCCGTTCGTCCAGAACCTGGAGGACGAGCGCCTGCAGGGCACGCCTAAGTCGCCGTCGCACGAGGACGCCCAGCGCATCCTGAAGCGGATCCAGGTCGCCTCGGCGCAGTTCGGAACCCGGATCGACATCGAGGGCGACGTCGGCGTGATCCGCCTGCCCACGGAGCGCTGA
- a CDS encoding peptidase M61, which translates to MTFRTRLLAGLAAAFTLGSGASLAQPAGSLDVRLAPGRMDEATGLGDLTVELRFSDLAVQSGAPLLTLPLVIANTATVADTLTGLKATDADGEIPLTVRDDPAKGMVWSRHWLAGRATRGPVVVCYVAPVDNTPSTRGSGPPYALRTEGGGVSGVGNTFILLPEDKTVRRIRLRWDLAALPKGSTATSSFGEGDVALPDGPADQLASTVFMAGPMKREPAAVSEAGFSSAWMGKPPFDPAPLMAWTNSLHGWMSGFFQDKAVPPYRVFLRYNPINAGGGTALTRSFLTTYGADTRGESLKGTLAHEMVHTWTDSDAGQWYGEGIAVHYQGLLPFRAGLLSADEFLEDLNDTARRYYANPLNGTPDHEIAPRFWEDSRIRVLPYDRGGLYFAVLDGRIRRASGGKRSVDDLVLEMNRRFAAGEKADDAAWVELVAKELGEDGRKLHEAMLAGGLMLPEADDFGPCFTRLTAKARRFELGFEPRSLVGTTKTIRGLVPGSEAAKAGLKDGDVVTYAVALDGVQGDQAATLTLKVTRDGRTFPLTYLPRGEAVEVYQWARKPGTEGMKCVY; encoded by the coding sequence ATGACCTTTAGAACCCGTCTGCTGGCCGGGCTGGCCGCCGCCTTCACCCTTGGCTCTGGAGCGAGTCTGGCCCAGCCCGCCGGGTCGCTGGACGTCCGGCTGGCGCCCGGACGCATGGACGAGGCCACGGGCCTGGGCGACCTGACGGTGGAACTGCGGTTCTCGGACCTCGCGGTCCAGTCCGGCGCGCCGCTGCTGACCCTACCGCTGGTGATCGCCAACACCGCCACCGTCGCCGACACCCTGACCGGCCTGAAGGCGACCGACGCTGACGGCGAGATTCCGCTGACCGTCAGGGACGATCCCGCCAAGGGCATGGTCTGGTCGCGCCACTGGCTGGCCGGTCGCGCCACGCGCGGCCCGGTCGTGGTGTGCTACGTCGCCCCAGTCGACAACACGCCGTCCACGCGCGGATCGGGGCCGCCCTACGCCTTGCGCACCGAAGGCGGCGGCGTCTCCGGCGTCGGCAACACCTTCATCCTGCTCCCGGAGGACAAGACCGTCCGCCGTATCCGACTGCGCTGGGACCTGGCGGCGCTGCCCAAGGGCTCGACGGCGACCTCCAGCTTCGGCGAGGGCGACGTCGCCCTGCCGGACGGTCCCGCCGACCAACTGGCCTCGACCGTGTTCATGGCCGGTCCGATGAAGCGCGAGCCGGCGGCGGTGTCCGAGGCGGGCTTCTCGTCGGCCTGGATGGGAAAGCCGCCCTTCGATCCCGCGCCCCTGATGGCGTGGACCAACAGCCTGCACGGCTGGATGAGCGGTTTCTTCCAAGACAAGGCCGTGCCGCCTTATCGCGTCTTCCTGCGCTACAACCCGATCAACGCCGGGGGCGGCACGGCGCTGACCCGCTCGTTCCTGACAACCTACGGCGCCGACACCCGGGGCGAGAGCCTCAAGGGCACCCTGGCCCACGAGATGGTCCATACCTGGACCGACTCCGACGCCGGCCAGTGGTACGGCGAAGGGATCGCCGTGCACTATCAGGGCCTGCTGCCGTTCCGGGCCGGCCTGCTTTCGGCGGACGAGTTCCTCGAAGACCTGAATGACACGGCGCGGCGCTACTACGCCAATCCGCTGAACGGCACGCCCGACCACGAGATCGCGCCGCGCTTCTGGGAGGACAGCCGTATCCGGGTGCTGCCCTACGACCGTGGCGGTCTCTATTTCGCAGTGCTGGATGGCCGCATCCGCCGCGCCAGCGGGGGCAAGCGCTCGGTCGACGATCTCGTCCTGGAGATGAACCGCCGCTTCGCCGCCGGCGAGAAGGCCGACGACGCGGCCTGGGTCGAGCTGGTGGCGAAGGAACTGGGCGAGGACGGCCGCAAGCTGCACGAGGCCATGCTGGCTGGCGGCCTGATGTTGCCGGAGGCCGACGATTTCGGTCCCTGCTTCACCCGCTTGACGGCCAAGGCCCGCCGCTTCGAGCTGGGCTTCGAGCCCCGGTCGCTGGTCGGAACGACCAAGACCATTCGCGGCCTCGTCCCGGGTTCGGAGGCGGCCAAGGCTGGGCTGAAGGACGGCGACGTCGTCACCTATGCCGTCGCGCTGGACGGCGTGCAGGGCGATCAGGCCGCGACCCTGACCCTGAAGGTCACCCGCGACGGCAGGACGTTCCCGCTGACCTACCTGCCGCGCGGCGAGGCGGTCGAGGTCTACCAGTGGGCGCGCAAGCCTGGCACGGAGGGGATGAAATGCGTCTACTGA
- a CDS encoding ornithine cyclodeaminase family protein: MRFFDEAAVLQRLDLDGCRTAVREAMVALSSGQTRQLPRSIIPIGAGRLFGQMPGALLNGGYFGAKLISVFAEPDRPGRSAHQGVVVLFDAESGQAVCVADAGAITQIRTAAGTAAATDALALPDAERLTLMGHGHQASAHIEALARVRPLREVRVWGRSIERAQAFCAQMSAATGLSMVAVEDAREAVAHAQIVCTVTGAVEPVLMAEWLTLGTHVNLVGASVASAAEAEAAVVSAGRYFVESRESARNGAGEFLRAIAAGLVAEDCIQAEIGEVFADPGVGRRSPSEITVYKSIGHAVQDLAAAAYLYEQVR; this comes from the coding sequence ATGAGGTTCTTCGACGAAGCCGCCGTCCTGCAGCGCCTCGATCTCGATGGCTGCCGGACGGCGGTGCGCGAGGCGATGGTGGCCCTGTCCTCGGGTCAGACCCGGCAACTGCCCCGCTCGATCATCCCGATCGGCGCGGGGCGGCTGTTCGGCCAGATGCCGGGCGCGCTGCTCAACGGCGGCTATTTCGGGGCCAAGCTGATCAGCGTCTTCGCCGAGCCGGATAGGCCAGGACGCAGCGCCCACCAGGGCGTGGTGGTGCTGTTCGACGCCGAGAGCGGCCAGGCGGTCTGCGTCGCCGACGCCGGGGCGATCACCCAGATCCGCACCGCCGCCGGCACGGCCGCCGCCACCGACGCCCTCGCGTTGCCCGACGCCGAGCGCCTGACCCTGATGGGGCACGGCCATCAGGCCAGCGCCCACATAGAGGCCCTGGCCCGGGTGCGGCCGCTGCGCGAGGTGCGGGTCTGGGGCCGTTCGATCGAGCGGGCCCAGGCCTTCTGCGCGCAGATGTCGGCGGCCACCGGCCTGTCGATGGTCGCCGTCGAGGACGCCCGCGAGGCCGTCGCCCACGCCCAGATCGTCTGCACGGTCACCGGCGCGGTCGAGCCGGTGCTGATGGCCGAGTGGCTGACGCTGGGAACCCACGTGAACCTGGTCGGCGCCAGCGTCGCCTCGGCCGCCGAGGCCGAGGCCGCCGTGGTGTCGGCGGGGCGCTATTTTGTCGAAAGCCGCGAATCCGCTCGCAACGGCGCGGGCGAGTTCCTGCGCGCCATCGCCGCCGGCCTGGTCGCGGAGGACTGCATCCAGGCCGAGATCGGCGAGGTCTTCGCCGATCCGGGCGTGGGGCGGCGGTCGCCGTCGGAGATTACCGTGTACAAGTCGATCGGCCACGCCGTGCAGGATCTGGCGGCCGCGGCCTATCTCTACGAGCAGGTGCGATGA
- a CDS encoding TonB-dependent receptor — MRDGLKAFLLASSGGACLLAGSLAHAQDAADDTTIGEIVVTAQKKSERLLDVPVSVAAVTGDNLSRQNLVQVRDFYNRVPGVSLSGGGTEQRANGVAIRGVTTGGGTAATVAFALDDVPLTSGAASAQSPLIDIDPSDLQRVEILRGPQGTLYGASSLGGLVKYVTVSPDAERFSGRVEAGANTVSGGGEGWSLRGAVNLPIVSEKLALRLSGFTRHDPAYLDNINAKAAGEDVNDNRVEGGRAALLFKPTDALTIDLSVLRQEAKFVGSPQIRICPSCGTGAFTGGVDFTPYYGDMTLNIAPTKRDVDVTLYQGRATLDLGFADLTSVSAYNRVKSASDLDQTNTFGFLLSAFSAPTGSSVSLINADQTRKFSQEIRLASKSDGPLEWLVGGFYTREKISVDQTLVVRPTTGSDTTAYASVGPATFEEKAAFADVTYHFTSAFDVQAGVRYSSNDQDSASTTTIAPQAVRFFGPTSSEPQAKSSDDAVTWLFTPRYKLSADTMAYVRIATGYRPGGPNSSGVSGIPLSFQSDSVVSYEAGLKGVIPAARFTYEAALFRVDWDDIQLLTTDVASQFTYYTNGSTARSQGLELSGRWAPVRGLSLDGALTLLDAELSDDLKSPAGASPIYGDKGDRLPGSAKVSASLLGDYDWSIGHGFSATVGASVAYVGERYGDFANTLPTTTANTAYGSRIKLPSYTTVDVRAGLYNDDWRFSAYIKNLGDERGVVEATTRGGTSSPQAIFLQPRTAGVALSRSF; from the coding sequence ATGCGCGACGGTTTGAAGGCTTTTCTTCTGGCGAGTTCGGGCGGCGCCTGCCTGCTGGCCGGCTCCCTGGCCCATGCCCAGGACGCCGCCGACGACACGACGATCGGCGAGATCGTGGTGACGGCCCAGAAGAAGTCCGAGCGCCTGCTGGACGTGCCGGTGTCGGTGGCGGCGGTGACGGGCGACAACCTCTCGCGGCAGAACCTCGTCCAGGTCCGCGACTTCTACAACCGCGTGCCGGGCGTGTCGCTGAGCGGTGGCGGGACCGAGCAGCGGGCCAACGGCGTGGCCATCCGCGGCGTCACCACCGGCGGCGGCACGGCGGCCACCGTGGCCTTCGCCCTCGACGACGTGCCCCTGACCTCGGGCGCGGCCTCGGCCCAGTCGCCGCTGATCGACATCGATCCGTCCGACCTGCAGCGCGTCGAGATCCTGCGCGGCCCGCAAGGCACGCTCTACGGCGCCTCCAGCCTCGGCGGTCTGGTGAAGTACGTGACCGTCAGCCCCGACGCCGAGCGGTTCAGCGGTCGTGTCGAGGCCGGCGCCAACACCGTCTCGGGCGGCGGCGAGGGCTGGTCGCTGCGCGGCGCGGTCAACCTGCCGATCGTCAGCGAGAAACTGGCCCTGCGGCTCAGCGGCTTCACCCGTCATGACCCGGCCTATCTCGACAACATCAACGCCAAGGCCGCGGGCGAGGACGTCAACGACAACCGCGTCGAAGGTGGTCGCGCGGCGCTGCTGTTCAAGCCGACCGACGCGCTGACGATCGACCTGTCGGTCCTGCGCCAGGAAGCCAAGTTCGTCGGCAGCCCGCAGATCCGCATCTGTCCCTCGTGCGGCACGGGCGCCTTCACCGGCGGCGTCGACTTCACCCCGTACTACGGCGACATGACGCTCAACATCGCGCCGACCAAGCGCGACGTCGACGTCACCCTGTACCAGGGCCGGGCCACGCTGGATCTGGGCTTCGCCGACCTGACCTCGGTCAGCGCCTACAACCGCGTCAAGTCGGCCTCGGACCTCGACCAGACCAACACCTTCGGGTTCCTGCTGTCGGCCTTCTCGGCGCCGACCGGTTCCAGCGTGTCGCTGATCAACGCCGACCAGACCAGGAAATTCAGCCAGGAAATCCGCCTGGCCTCCAAGTCCGACGGCCCGCTCGAATGGCTGGTCGGCGGCTTCTACACCCGCGAAAAGATCTCCGTGGACCAGACGCTGGTCGTCCGCCCGACGACAGGGTCGGACACGACCGCCTACGCCTCGGTGGGCCCGGCCACGTTCGAAGAAAAGGCGGCGTTCGCCGACGTCACCTACCACTTCACGTCGGCGTTCGATGTGCAGGCCGGCGTGCGCTACTCGTCCAATGATCAGGACAGCGCCTCGACCACGACCATCGCCCCGCAGGCCGTCCGCTTCTTCGGCCCGACCTCGTCCGAGCCGCAGGCCAAGTCGTCGGACGACGCGGTGACCTGGCTGTTCACCCCGCGATACAAGCTGTCGGCCGATACGATGGCCTATGTGCGCATCGCCACCGGCTATCGTCCGGGCGGTCCCAACAGCAGCGGCGTCTCGGGCATTCCGCTGTCGTTCCAGTCCGACAGCGTGGTCAGCTACGAAGCGGGCCTGAAGGGCGTGATCCCCGCGGCGCGCTTCACCTACGAAGCGGCGTTGTTCCGGGTCGACTGGGACGACATCCAGCTGCTGACCACGGACGTGGCCTCGCAGTTCACCTACTACACCAACGGCTCCACCGCCCGCAGCCAGGGCCTGGAGCTGTCGGGCCGCTGGGCGCCGGTCCGCGGGCTGTCGCTGGACGGGGCCCTGACCCTGCTGGACGCCGAGCTGTCGGACGATCTGAAGTCGCCGGCCGGCGCCTCGCCCATCTATGGCGACAAGGGCGACCGCCTGCCGGGCTCGGCGAAGGTCTCGGCCAGCCTGTTGGGCGACTACGACTGGTCGATCGGTCACGGCTTCTCGGCCACCGTCGGCGCCAGCGTGGCCTATGTCGGCGAGCGCTACGGCGACTTCGCCAACACCCTGCCCACGACCACGGCCAACACCGCCTACGGCTCGCGGATCAAGCTGCCGTCCTACACGACGGTCGATGTGCGCGCGGGCCTCTACAACGATGACTGGAGGTTTAGCGCCTACATCAAGAACCTGGGCGACGAGCGCGGCGTGGTGGAAGCCACGACGCGCGGCGGCACCAGCTCGCCGCAGGCCATCTTCCTGCAGCCGCGGACGGCGGGCGTGGCGCTGAGCCGCAGCTTCTAG
- a CDS encoding helix-turn-helix transcriptional regulator yields the protein MQDEKALLGVLQGVAKALECAVNQHTEVVVHNLREPESSIIEIVNGHVSGRSVGSAIIAGPAEDKAFDTLVASKAAAHPNEVRVVSNYTSKTGDGRALRSSSVVLFDEDGVPAAALCLNVDIGAIERIQRDVQAALVPSVLPPLPAPKSEANIESLIEEIIASALETAGAPVERMSKAEKKAAVATMHERGLFVIRGSVERVAARLGVTKFTIYNYLDEIGAKRS from the coding sequence GTGCAAGACGAAAAGGCCCTGCTGGGCGTTCTGCAAGGCGTGGCCAAGGCGCTGGAATGCGCCGTGAACCAGCACACCGAGGTGGTGGTCCATAACCTGCGCGAGCCGGAATCCTCGATCATCGAGATCGTCAACGGCCACGTCAGCGGCCGCAGCGTGGGCTCGGCGATCATCGCCGGCCCCGCCGAGGACAAGGCCTTCGACACCCTCGTGGCCAGCAAGGCCGCCGCCCACCCCAACGAGGTGCGCGTCGTCTCTAACTATACGTCCAAGACCGGCGACGGCCGCGCCCTGCGCTCGTCGTCGGTGGTGCTGTTCGACGAGGACGGCGTTCCCGCCGCGGCCCTGTGCCTGAACGTCGACATCGGCGCGATCGAGCGCATCCAGCGCGACGTCCAGGCGGCGCTGGTTCCCAGCGTCCTGCCTCCCCTGCCCGCCCCGAAGTCGGAAGCCAACATCGAGAGCCTGATCGAGGAGATCATCGCCTCGGCGCTGGAGACCGCCGGCGCGCCGGTGGAGCGCATGTCGAAGGCCGAAAAGAAGGCCGCCGTCGCCACCATGCACGAACGCGGCCTGTTCGTGATCCGCGGCTCGGTCGAACGGGTCGCCGCGCGCCTCGGGGTCACCAAGTTCACGATCTACAACTATCTCGACGAGATCGGCGCCAAGCGCTCCTGA
- a CDS encoding alkaline phosphatase: protein MLKHLLAVASLSLAMSSPVLAQGASRPSAAPETPRKARNVILFLADAGGVPSVNAASLLGYGEPLKLHIQKWPNLGLSETSPVDQLVSDSANGMSSIVTGVKTRNGVISQSPAAVRGKVDGAPTKTLLEYAEERGLRTGVVTSEPITDATPAATYAHSNDRAKWGEIFPQAFSPRFGDGVDVLFGAGRQKIGEQLAARGTGFDQLAKANDRPIYARLEDASPANARPVVVADQIDVRAASLRALDLLRSSPKGYLLVIEWDAHTDDPRKGLQNLVDLDKLIAEIEGRVDLKDTLLLFTADHSFGLQVDGGRRGEPLLEGYDAWKAAGKDEDVVRLKNVMVNRSHTGEEVVALATGAGAQRVRGYFPNTHLFQIMMDAWGWKPDAAN from the coding sequence ATGCTCAAACACCTTCTGGCCGTCGCTTCGCTGTCGCTGGCGATGTCGTCCCCGGTTCTGGCGCAGGGCGCTTCGCGGCCGTCCGCGGCCCCGGAAACCCCTCGCAAGGCCAGGAACGTCATCCTCTTCCTCGCGGACGCCGGCGGCGTGCCGTCGGTGAACGCCGCCAGCCTGCTGGGCTACGGCGAGCCCCTGAAGCTGCACATCCAGAAATGGCCGAACCTGGGCCTGAGCGAGACCTCGCCGGTCGACCAGCTCGTTTCGGACTCGGCCAACGGCATGTCCTCGATCGTGACCGGCGTGAAGACCCGCAACGGCGTCATCAGCCAATCGCCAGCCGCGGTGCGCGGCAAGGTCGACGGCGCGCCGACCAAGACCTTGCTGGAATACGCCGAGGAGCGCGGCCTGCGGACCGGCGTCGTCACCTCCGAGCCGATCACCGACGCGACGCCGGCCGCCACCTACGCGCACTCGAACGATCGCGCCAAATGGGGCGAGATCTTTCCGCAGGCCTTCTCTCCGCGCTTCGGCGACGGTGTCGACGTGCTGTTCGGCGCCGGCCGCCAGAAGATCGGCGAGCAACTGGCCGCGCGTGGAACCGGTTTCGACCAACTGGCCAAGGCCAACGACCGTCCCATCTATGCTCGCCTGGAGGACGCCTCGCCGGCCAACGCTCGGCCGGTGGTCGTGGCCGATCAGATCGACGTGCGCGCGGCCTCGCTGCGGGCGCTCGATCTCCTGCGGTCCTCGCCGAAGGGCTATCTGCTCGTGATCGAGTGGGACGCCCACACCGACGATCCCCGCAAGGGCCTGCAAAACCTCGTCGACCTGGACAAGCTGATCGCCGAGATCGAGGGGCGGGTCGACCTGAAGGATACGCTGCTGCTGTTCACCGCCGACCACTCGTTCGGCCTGCAGGTTGACGGCGGTCGTCGCGGCGAGCCGCTGCTGGAAGGCTACGACGCCTGGAAGGCGGCCGGGAAGGACGAGGATGTCGTCCGCCTGAAGAACGTCATGGTCAACCGCAGCCACACCGGCGAGGAGGTCGTCGCGCTGGCGACCGGCGCGGGCGCGCAGCGGGTGCGCGGCTATTTCCCCAACACCCACCTGTTCCAGATCATGATGGACGCCTGGGGCTGGAAGCCGGACGCGGCGAACTGA